Proteins encoded by one window of Nocardia goodfellowii:
- a CDS encoding alpha/beta fold hydrolase has protein sequence MRRSTAVAGPAVTEGTLKHGLPYLALGSGQPLVFLRWFTADHANPTGWMRDSEIKTLAPLARDFRVYAVGRAPGMADGTTMGDIATQHAEALLAEFGTAVDVLGISSGGSVALQLAADHPAAVRKLVIASAGYRLERAASASQVKFGEAAARGERALHHMASAGFTNPLIARLAAAGMWLLDPLARPKNPADTLAFVRAEDAFDLDGRLSDIAAPTLVIGGERDGFYPVENFRHTADGIPHSHLIIYPGASHMGAVKHPRFARDVTRFLTR, from the coding sequence ATGCGGCGGTCCACCGCAGTCGCCGGCCCGGCGGTCACCGAAGGCACCCTGAAGCACGGATTGCCTTATCTCGCACTGGGTTCCGGGCAGCCGCTCGTTTTCCTGCGCTGGTTCACCGCCGACCACGCCAACCCCACCGGCTGGATGCGCGACAGCGAGATCAAAACCCTCGCACCACTGGCCCGAGATTTCCGCGTCTACGCCGTCGGGCGAGCGCCCGGCATGGCCGACGGCACCACCATGGGCGATATCGCGACCCAGCACGCCGAGGCGCTACTGGCCGAATTCGGTACCGCGGTAGACGTTCTCGGCATTTCCTCGGGCGGCTCGGTAGCGTTGCAGCTGGCGGCCGACCACCCGGCAGCCGTCCGCAAACTCGTCATCGCCTCCGCCGGCTACCGCCTGGAACGCGCCGCCTCCGCCTCCCAGGTGAAGTTCGGCGAAGCCGCCGCCCGCGGCGAACGCGCCCTGCACCACATGGCCTCGGCCGGTTTCACCAACCCGCTGATCGCCCGCCTCGCCGCCGCCGGTATGTGGCTGCTCGACCCGCTGGCACGCCCGAAGAACCCCGCCGACACCCTGGCCTTCGTCCGCGCCGAGGACGCTTTCGACCTCGACGGCCGGCTCTCCGACATCGCAGCTCCCACGCTGGTGATCGGCGGGGAACGCGACGGCTTCTATCCCGTCGAGAATTTCCGCCACACCGCCGACGGAATCCCCCACTCGCACTTGATCATCTACCCGGGAGCGAGCCATATGGGGGCGGTCAAACATCCGCGCTTCGCTCGCGACGTCACCCGCTTCCTCACTCGATAG